CCACTAACTGCATTACTAGTCAAACTCTGTTGTTAATTAACcattctataataattattagtagatgttctttttttttccttttctttgggTGCTCAGGAGTCTCTTTACTGAAACATTGTCTTTGGTgaagtttataaataaatagatataataaaataaagtgtCTTTCAAAGAAGagctttttttcatattttaaggCCGTTTGATATCCATCCATCTCGTCATTTGCATTGTAGTAGTAAAGATAAGCATTGACTAGTAGCTTAAAATGTAAACACGAAAATCGAGGCACCCAACCCTTGTAAACCTACACAGATGTTGCTTTTATGtgctattcttttttttatcttccttCAAGTATTACACTATTATATTTTACTTACGTTATAATTATCCATACATTCattaaaaatacaataatttcatgaaatttatactaaaaacaGCATATGAGAGTTAAAATAAGTGTCTTTTTCGTAGGATTACAGCCGTGATGGCAAGAAAAGTGGAGGCACCCGTGAACGTCGGCGCTGTCCTTTAATTGACTGTAAGTCTAAAGTTGTTCACATACCGCGGCACCTGCAAGATGTGCACGGATGGTCGCGAATGCATGCAAGAACTGCACTAGTTCGCTATGGCATGAGAAAGACATATTCATTCTCACATCAAAAgaaagctccaaaaaacaaaaaacaatcagAAGAAGAGGCTAGTAAAAGGAAAGGATCAAAGGACTATCATTACTATCGTTACTGCCCCTTGCAAGGATGTACATCATTAGTAAAACGACTTCCTCCTCATTTGGCTAAGGTGCATAAATTGCCTCCTGATGAAGTTAAAAGAACCCTTTCAAAGGTAGTAGGAAAGCGGGTTCGGGACTCCCATCGTGTACCTATTCATGAGAGAAGGCTCCAGCATAGTAACACATTTCAAGATGAGTCGGATCAACCTTCAGTACCTGAACATGGCAGCGAAATAGTACCTTCTATAGTCCTTTCAGACAACATGAGCGAGGAAGAAAGCAACGAGGATGAAGACACGTTGGAAACTGTCAGTAAAAATGTGCATGCGCATGAAGTGTTGAAGAACTTTAAGACGTGGCTTCAATCAGCAGATGGCGGGCAGCTGGATGCGAAGACAACTCAGCAGCATTTTAAGCAGATGTTGAAGCTTTTAAGCATCATCGATGAAAAGATGGAGGTGTCCTCATTATATGACCATCAAGTAATAAATGAGAAGTTTCTTGAACTGTACGCTAAAAGGCTATACCATCCCAAAACAACGCAATCTTACCTGATGAGCCTGCGCCACTTTTATTCCTTTTCCCTTGCCACTGACTTGGGTGAGAGCACCTCAAAGGAAAAGGTCATAGCGCTGAAGGAAAAGGTAGCCAGATGGTCTACTtcatttcgtcgtagtagcgcAAAAAGGCACTGGGAGAAGAAGGAGGAAGATTTCCATGCACTTATCTCACCCGAGCAGATAAAAGAGTTCGAACGAAGTAAGGCTGCCAGAGATGCAATCTGCCTATTAGGAAAACTGACTGGTGCTCAAAACATGGAGATATTTCAGCGTCAGTACACTTTGCTTAGAGACTTTTTGATTGTCGAAATTTCTATTGACAATGCAAGCAGATCTGGAGCTTTAGCCAACATGAAAATGGGTGaattcaaaaaaatgaaaacagagGGAGATGACAGTGTGATCCTTGTGAAAGACCATAAGACAATGGCATCTCATGGACCAGCCCGCATTGTTTTGAGCCAGAAACTAAGTCGGTGGTTACAAATCTTTGTCACAGAAGTTCGCCCCCGCATTTTAGGCGCAACAAATGACAATGATAGTAATGTATTTCTGTCTTGGAATGGCGAACGCCTGGCCTCTAGTCAAATCAGCAAGGCCATGAAATCGGTTTGGAAAAAGGCGGACATTGATGGCACTATACATACAACCATACTGCGAAAGTCAGCAGTGTCAGGAGTACACAGCACAACCGATAGTAATGAGACCCACAGTGATCTAGCGGATTTAATGGCTCACAACGTGAGTACTGCAAGGCATTATTACAAGCTAAACGAGAAGTCAAAGTCGTCCGTTAAGGCCTCAAGACAATTGCGATGTGTAATGCGTGGAGAAAATCAACAGAAGGAGAGTGATCCTAAAGGACTCCCAGTTGTCTCAAGTCCACAAAAGTGTCAGTCAAAAACTTCAAAGGGCTCATGGTCTCCTGGAAAAGAAACTCTTGTTCGAGAcgtttttgaaaaagaaattgcccAGAAATCTGTCTCCTTAGAGATTGTGAAGTCAAAAATATCTAAGCTTCCGGAGCTTCAGAATGAGAGTGCAAAACGGGTGTTGGACAAAGTTCGTTCACAGTGGCGTTATGAAAAAAACACTGCAGCAGAGCCTTCAGATCTCCCCTCTGAACAAGAGTCAGTGGAACAGCGAGTCCAGAGAATCCTGGACGACAAAGAGAACAGCAGTGACGTTATTCCTCCGACTGTGACAAGCAGCATgaaaaattttttcacttcagCTGAACTGGAAAAAGTAAGATACACTTTTAAGGAAATGATTGCGAAAGCTGCCCCAATCTCAAAACCACGAATTAAAGAGATGCTTCAGAAGGAAAGCTGGGGCAGGGATATGTTAGAGAAGGTCTCAGTGGACACTATAGTGAATCGAATTAAATATGAAAGACGTGTTCATAGGAGTTTAAAGAATATCCAGGTATAACTGAGGATTCTGGTAAATGTCAAACGTCATTTTGTGAATGTTTGCATTAGCAATAAGGCTTAGGCTTACTTCTTGTGTCGATTCACGTTTGCATGCTTTTATGCAAGTCTATGACTAATCCAGGAttcatcgtaaaaaaaaaaaggagaaaaagatCATTTTAACGTGTGAgatgagttcaacttacagatatGTTAGATTTCTAGGTCCTGAGCAAATGTTTTCAAgaagttgagttattttacTAAAGGAGAGATCCCTAGAATGTTACTTACAGATATAatagatttctgagtcctgagaaaacgttttcaggaagttgagttattttacTGAAGGAGAGATCCCTACAATGTTACTTTCAGATATGttagatttctgagtcctgagaaaacgttttcaggaagttgagttattttaaTGAAGGAGAAATCCCTAGAATGTTAAACAAAGGAGAGCCTTAATTGAATCCGTAAAAATATTGTTTCAgttcatttttcactttcagttgttgcataaaagtgataataaataaattaataaaaaaaaatatatgtatatataaattcCCGTTTTCGTTACAAAAGTGCCGTATCAGGTTACGAAAGTGCCCTATCAGGTTACGAAAGTGCCTTATCGTTACTAAAGTTCCTTGTCAGGTTACGAAAGTGCCTTATTTCGTTACTAAAGTTCCTTATCAGGTTACGAAAGTGCCTCATCTCGTTACAAAAGTTCCTCATCAGGTTACGAAAGTGCCTTATCTCGTTACTAAAGTTCCCTGTGTTAGGTTACAAAAGCGCCCTATGTTACCAAAGTTCCCTAGCGTCGTTACAAAAGTTCCCTGAAACGTTACCAAAGTTCCCTTTTCAGGTTACTAAAGTGCCCTTTCCTctagctctctctctctctctctctctctctctctctttgtgGCACTGCTCAAACGAATCCGATGAGGAGGCACGCGTTCGATGCGGCAGACAGTCTAACCAGAGATCTCTGTGTCCACTTCCATGTGCCTTGTCGTACTATTTCACAGtttcctgtctggatcaaaactGAGACCTTTCACTCCTCAATACAAGTAGCCTACTTCCaagcgtgaagacttgacaagagtaGTGATGTGCCGATGGAGAGCAGTTGCTTCGACcattggggaattagctcaattggtagagcgcccgctttgcatgcgggaggtaccgggatcgatgcccggattctccaagttcTCCGCAATAGCTATGGGCAGTGGTTATTCTCTTGGAAAGGATCACATTTTTGATATATCTTTTTGTTAGCCTAATTCTGCCAAGTTtagcttggcgctgtagctcagctggttagagcgcctgtctagtaaacaggaggtcatgggttcaactcCCATCAGTGCCTAATTTAGGGTCGTTTCCAAACTCGACGACGAAGTCTTTTCTCTAGCCAGTTCTGTTTTAGAAAACCTTCAGTCGTCTTGGAAAATACTCAGCCAGTTCCAGAGCAGACATGTAATGGAAACCTGCCTaacgatgtcttggagctatttacctTGTTTGAAactgataataattcagaaagtaggtttgtaatttttccttcatttaacagtttcCAGCGTTTTTAAAGTCATTCGTTAAGTCTGCAATATTCTGGACTATTCGAATTAATTACCActacatttaacaataacgaaAGCGCTTGACCCGCTTGACCAGCGGAGAGAGTCCTTACGTTAGTAATGGAAACCTGCCTaacgatgtcttggagctatttacctTGTTTGAACGAGAGCTGAAAAATCAACTTTTCCATTCCAGTACTTTACCGATGCGACTGAGGACAGCCTTCGTCTTGAGTCAATCGAGGTCAGAATCCATATATCTTGGACTTCAAAACTAGGCTAACCGCACAATAACGTAAGGACTCTCTCCGctggtcaagccaaagtcattttGTGTGGCACGTCTTTTCTCAGTCTCAAATTTCATCGCCGCTACGCGGATTTGATGACCAGAAAGGCAGTGGAGAAAGCTCTCATCATCTGTTCGTTCTAAAAACGCATTGATGGCCGCCGAAATGAAACATTAGTCTGTAGTGTATCAGATTTTGTGTGCCACAAAACGACACAATGTCCTTCAGTGTATCGAGTGTCTGTTGTTCAGAAGAGGATTATTGTCACTGATTTCCTGTATTGAATTCCCATTTAGTCTGTCCCCCTGGGAATATGTGTGAGCACTAGTCTTGATCGCCTAAAAGTTAACCTTTctctccccggcggggaattgaaccccggtctcccgcgtgacaggcggggatactcaccactatactaccgaggaagcTCGTCAATTGAGGCTTTTCCGATGAAACTCACCAAAAATGTCCGTAAACTTATTTGAAATGAGTCATGCAGCCACCACGACTGTCTCTTGCCTtctcgctctctctctctctctctctctctttgtgTCACTGCTCAAACGAATCCGATGAGGAGGCACGCGTTCGATGCGGCAGACAGTCTAACCAGAGATCTCTGTGTCCACTTCCATGTGCCTTGTCGTACTATTTCACAGtttcctgtctggatcaaaactGAGACCTTTCACTCCTCAATACAAGTAGCCTACTTCCaagcgtgaagacttgacaagagtaGTGATGTGCCGATGGAGAGCAGTTGCTTCGACcattggggaattagctcaattggtagagcgcccgctttgcatgcgggaggtaccgggatcgatgcccggattctccaagttcTCCGCAATAGCTATGGGCAGTGGTTATTCTCTTGGAAAGGATCACATTTTTGATATATCTTTTTGTTAGCCTAATTCTGCCAAGTTtagcttggcgctgtagctcagctggttagagcgcctgtctagtaaacaggaggtcatgggttcaactcCCATCAGTGCCTAATTTAGGGTCGTTTCCAAACTCGACGACGAAGTCTTTTCTCTAGCCAGTTCTGTTTTAGAAAACCTTCAGTCGTCTTGGAAAATACTCAGCCAGTTCCAGAGCAGACATGTAATGGAAACCTGCCTaacgatgtcttggagctatttacctTGTTTGAAactgataataattcagaaagtaggtttgtaatttttccttcatttaacagtttcCAGCGTTTTTAAAGTCATTCGTTAAGTCTGCAATATTCTGGACTATTCGAATTAATTACCActacatttaacaataacgaaAGCGCTTGACCCGCTTGACCAGCGGAGAGAGTCCTTACGTTAGTAATGGAAACCTGCCTaacgatgtcttggagctatttacctTGTTTGAACGAGAGCTGAAAAATCAACTTTTCCATTCCAGTACTTTACCGATGCGACTGAGGACAGCCTTCGTCTTGAGTCAATCGAGGTCAGAATCCATATATCTTGGACTTCAAAACTAGGCTAACCGCACAATAACGTAAGGACTCTCTCCGctggtcaagccaaagtcattttGTGTGGCACGTCTTTTCTCAGTCTCAAATTTCATCGCCGCTACGCGGATTTGATGACCAGAAAGGCAGTGGAGAAAGCTCTCATCATCTGTTCGTTCTAAAAACGCATTGATGGCCGCCGAAATGAAACATTAGTCTGTAGTGTATCAGATTTTGTGTGCCACAAAACGACACAATGTCCTTCAGTGTATCGAGTGTCTGTTGTTCAGAAGAGGATTATTGTCACTGATTTCCTGTATTGAATTCCCATTTAGTCTGTCCCCCTGGGAATATGTGTGAGCACTTGTCTTGATCGCCTAAAAGTTAACCTTTctctccccggcggggaattgaaccccggtctcccgcgtgacaggcggggatactcaccactatactaccgaggaagcTCGTCAATTGAGGCTTTTCCGATGAAACTCACCAAAAATGTCCGTAAACTTATTTGAAATGAGTCATGCAGCCACCACGACTGTCTCTTGCCTtctcgctctctctctctctctctctctctttgtgTCACTGCTCAAACGAATCCGATGAGGAGGCACGCGTTCGATGCGGCAGACAGTCTAACCAGAGATCTCTGTGTCCACTTCCATGTGCCTTGTCGTACTATTTCACAGtttcctgtctggatcaaaactGAGACCTTTCACTCCTCAATACAAGTAGCCTACTTCCaagcgtgaagacttgacaagagtaGTGATGTGCCGATGGAGAGCAGTTGCTTCGACcattggggaattagctcaattggtagagcgcccgctttgcatgcgggaggtaccgggatcgatgcccggattctccaagttcTCCGCAATAGCTATGGGCAGTGGTTATTCTCTTGGAAAGGATCACATTTTTGATATATCTTTTTGTTAGCCTAATTCTGCCAAGTTtagcttggcgctgtagctcagctggttagagcgcctgtctagtaaacaggaggtcatgggttcaactcCCATCAGTGCCTAATTTAGGGTCGTTTCCAAACTCGACGACGAAGTCTTTTCTCTAGCCAGTTCTGTTTTAGAAAACCTTCAGTCGTCTTGGAAAATACTCAGCCAGTTCCAGAGCAGACATGTAATGGAAACCTGCCTaacgatgtcttggagctatttacctTGTTTGAAactgataataattcagaaagtaggtttgtaatttttccttcatttaacagtttcCAGCGTTTTTAAAGTCATTCGTTAAGTCTGCAATATTCTGGACTATTCGAATTAATTACCA
This genomic window from Acropora muricata isolate sample 2 chromosome 2, ASM3666990v1, whole genome shotgun sequence contains:
- the LOC136907493 gene encoding uncharacterized protein, whose translation is MSIIWYDKEMNPLNAKDFVKKLYSSESESSDESSDKSYQPDSADEEYDDEEDTGNDEIEVSENESDEAREEIEEMDYDTKKSNEDYSRDGKKSGGTRERRRCPLIDCKSKVVHIPRHLQDVHGWSRMHARTALVRYGMRKTYSFSHQKKAPKNKKQSEEEASKRKGSKDYHYYRYCPLQGCTSLVKRLPPHLAKVHKLPPDEVKRTLSKVVGKRVRDSHRVPIHERRLQHSNTFQDESDQPSVPEHGSEIVPSIVLSDNMSEEESNEDEDTLETVSKNVHAHEVLKNFKTWLQSADGGQLDAKTTQQHFKQMLKLLSIIDEKMEVSSLYDHQVINEKFLELYAKRLYHPKTTQSYLMSLRHFYSFSLATDLGESTSKEKVIALKEKVARWSTSFRRSSAKRHWEKKEEDFHALISPEQIKEFERSKAARDAICLLGKLTGAQNMEIFQRQYTLLRDFLIVEISIDNASRSGALANMKMGEFKKMKTEGDDSVILVKDHKTMASHGPARIVLSQKLSRWLQIFVTEVRPRILGATNDNDSNVFLSWNGERLASSQISKAMKSVWKKADIDGTIHTTILRKSAVSGVHSTTDSNETHSDLADLMAHNVSTARHYYKLNEKSKSSVKASRQLRCVMRGENQQKESDPKGLPVVSSPQKCQSKTSKGSWSPGKETLVRDVFEKEIAQKSVSLEIVKSKISKLPELQNESAKRVLDKVRSQWRYEKNTAAEPSDLPSEQESVEQRVQRILDDKENSSDVIPPTVTSSMKNFFTSAELEKVRYTFKEMIAKAAPISKPRIKEMLQKESWGRDMLEKVSVDTIVNRIKYERRVHRSLKNIQV